In a genomic window of Solidesulfovibrio fructosivorans JJ]:
- a CDS encoding radical SAM protein, with protein MSPQTSETERYAGFEQGPIRPPSEAESLLIRVSRNCPWNQCSFCGFYKGKKFSMRPVDHILRDIDTVYDYVQKLLRFTNEDGHIQFDRFHAFEKEPSYDSQAFHAAYNFVINGMQSIFMQDGNSFILKPDDLVRVLEHIRACFPGVDRVTTYARSKSVVKVSDEDMLRIAQAGLNRVHIGMESGSDNVLKAVKKGVDKATQIAAGQKVKRAGMELSEYWMPGLGGRALSWENAHETADALNQINPDFIRLRTLGLAESAPITAQYQAGVFDKMGEVETARELLLMLESLNGIHSAVRSDHVLNLFQEVNGKLPDDLEAMTGTIKTFLDLPPEEQMLFSIGRRTHRMARLEDLGNNERRGYAKQMLIELGVNADNWDAVVDAIMRRFI; from the coding sequence TTGAGTCCACAAACTTCAGAAACAGAAAGATACGCAGGATTTGAGCAGGGGCCTATCCGCCCTCCCAGTGAGGCGGAAAGCCTTCTTATTCGGGTCTCACGGAATTGTCCGTGGAATCAGTGCTCATTCTGTGGCTTCTACAAGGGAAAAAAATTCTCGATGCGTCCAGTGGACCACATCCTGCGCGATATTGATACTGTCTACGATTACGTGCAGAAGTTATTGAGATTCACCAACGAGGACGGGCACATCCAATTCGACCGGTTCCATGCATTTGAAAAAGAACCGAGTTACGACAGCCAGGCTTTCCATGCCGCTTACAACTTCGTGATCAACGGCATGCAGTCCATCTTCATGCAGGATGGCAACAGCTTCATTCTCAAGCCTGATGATTTGGTGCGGGTTTTGGAGCATATCCGGGCCTGCTTCCCGGGCGTGGACCGCGTCACGACCTATGCCCGGTCAAAATCCGTGGTCAAGGTCAGTGACGAGGACATGCTCCGCATTGCCCAGGCAGGCCTCAATCGAGTCCATATCGGCATGGAATCTGGTTCAGATAACGTGCTGAAGGCAGTCAAAAAGGGTGTGGATAAGGCTACCCAGATTGCTGCGGGGCAAAAAGTCAAGCGAGCTGGGATGGAGCTTTCAGAATATTGGATGCCGGGCCTTGGCGGGCGTGCATTGTCATGGGAAAACGCCCATGAAACAGCGGACGCGTTGAATCAGATTAATCCCGATTTCATCCGCTTGCGCACCCTGGGCCTAGCCGAAAGCGCCCCCATTACGGCGCAATATCAGGCGGGTGTGTTTGACAAGATGGGTGAGGTGGAAACCGCTCGTGAATTATTGCTTATGCTTGAGTCATTAAACGGAATCCACTCGGCGGTGAGAAGCGACCACGTCCTGAACCTGTTTCAGGAGGTTAATGGCAAGCTCCCCGACGACCTTGAGGCAATGACTGGGACAATTAAGACCTTTCTCGATCTCCCGCCTGAAGAACAGATGCTGTTCAGCATCGGACGCCGAACGCACCGCATGGCCCGCCTGGAAGATCTGGGCAACAATGAAAGACGGGGATACGCTAAACAAATGCTGATAGAGCTTGGGGTGAATGCTGACAACTGGGACGCGGTAGTCGATGCAATCATGAGGCGATTCATCTGA
- a CDS encoding aldehyde dehydrogenase family protein encodes MDQEKQREQPLAEVEKDFGFVPNLKEEMDQNRHGLSFLGENQINEQLHSFDPSNDELVGSVAITPLESIGEIVARAHSAATSWKNIGITRRMEMVMQAFAGMEPHMTTLAELISREMGKDIRRANGEVSGTAYSGVYIAQATNEALGPRRLSAETRVEYKPLGVAAVISPWNYPLAMANNLIVPALVAGNTVVFKPSEETPLVAKDYVDILNRNLPEGVLEVVFGDAKQGKALVESDVNLVAFTGSMAAGKDIMARSASGLKRLIMELGGNDPMIVLNDADINSAARFAVASSFENAGQMCTSTERIYVDAGIADVFESRVVEIARTYRVGPWNEPGVNIGPLVNARQHAKVLKHIQDAEDKGARMLLGGSDQPKRYIHPTVIADMSPEMLLEREETFGPVVAMSRFKNVEDAIERANATDYGLGAVVFGKAEANRVADQVEAGMVGINQGVGGMGDAPWVGAKQSGFGFHGSADGHRLFAQTRVVNS; translated from the coding sequence ATGGACCAAGAAAAACAACGAGAGCAACCGCTCGCCGAAGTGGAAAAAGATTTTGGATTCGTCCCCAACCTGAAGGAAGAGATGGACCAGAACCGTCATGGCCTGTCGTTTCTCGGAGAAAACCAAATAAACGAACAACTTCACTCATTCGACCCCAGCAACGACGAGCTTGTCGGCAGCGTCGCGATTACTCCGTTGGAATCCATTGGCGAAATTGTTGCCAGAGCACATTCCGCCGCCACCAGTTGGAAAAACATCGGCATAACCAGGAGAATGGAAATGGTTATGCAAGCTTTTGCCGGAATGGAGCCTCATATGACTACGCTGGCTGAGTTGATCAGCCGAGAGATGGGCAAGGACATCCGCCGAGCCAATGGGGAAGTTTCCGGTACGGCGTATAGTGGCGTGTACATTGCCCAGGCGACAAATGAGGCCCTCGGGCCACGACGCCTAAGCGCTGAAACCCGTGTGGAATATAAGCCTCTTGGCGTGGCTGCGGTCATCTCTCCGTGGAACTATCCGCTGGCAATGGCCAATAACCTCATCGTCCCTGCACTGGTGGCTGGCAATACCGTGGTGTTCAAGCCCTCCGAGGAAACACCGCTTGTGGCAAAGGACTATGTCGATATTCTCAACAGAAATTTGCCCGAGGGAGTGTTAGAAGTTGTCTTTGGTGATGCGAAGCAGGGCAAGGCGCTTGTCGAAAGCGACGTAAATCTGGTCGCCTTCACGGGTTCAATGGCTGCGGGCAAGGACATCATGGCCAGGTCTGCCAGCGGGTTGAAACGTCTTATAATGGAGTTAGGCGGTAACGACCCTATGATTGTACTGAACGATGCCGACATCAATTCAGCAGCCCGATTCGCTGTTGCCAGTAGTTTTGAAAACGCGGGACAGATGTGCACCTCAACGGAACGCATCTATGTGGATGCAGGCATTGCAGATGTATTTGAATCCCGTGTCGTCGAGATAGCCCGGACATACAGGGTGGGGCCATGGAACGAACCGGGAGTCAACATTGGCCCCCTTGTGAACGCACGGCAGCATGCCAAGGTGCTGAAACACATCCAAGACGCCGAAGATAAAGGCGCAAGGATGCTTTTGGGAGGATCAGACCAACCTAAAAGATATATCCACCCCACGGTTATCGCGGACATGTCTCCCGAGATGCTCCTGGAGCGGGAGGAAACATTCGGTCCCGTGGTGGCCATGAGTAGGTTTAAAAATGTCGAGGATGCCATTGAACGTGCCAATGCAACCGATTACGGTTTGGGAGCCGTTGTCTTCGGAAAGGCGGAGGCAAATCGTGTCGCGGATCAGGTAGAAGCGGGAATGGTCGGTATTAATCAAGGTGTCGGAGGAATGGGCGACGCCCCCTGGGTGGGGGCAAAGCAAAGCGGATTCGGCTTTCATGGATCTGCGGATGGACATCGCCTTTTTGCGCAGACAAGGGTGGTGAACAGTTGA
- a CDS encoding Rid family hydrolase — protein sequence MNYSSGAPLEDITGYSRMVKVGDHIYIGGTTAVQPDGTVAGDNPHDQAAYIFSKCIALLQQVQASASDVIKVKAYLTDMAYAKDVAAAYSEHFKTVRPLFTMVETPKLNRRTQFVEIELEAHIGCELG from the coding sequence ATGAACTACTCTTCAGGAGCTCCTCTGGAGGACATCACCGGATACTCCCGGATGGTGAAAGTCGGCGACCACATCTACATCGGCGGCACCACCGCCGTGCAGCCGGATGGCACCGTGGCCGGCGACAACCCGCATGATCAGGCCGCGTATATTTTCTCGAAATGCATCGCCCTGCTGCAACAGGTACAAGCCTCAGCTTCGGACGTCATCAAGGTCAAAGCCTACCTTACGGACATGGCCTACGCCAAAGACGTGGCCGCAGCATACAGCGAACACTTCAAGACCGTCAGGCCGCTGTTCACCATGGTTGAAACGCCCAAGCTCAATCGTCGGACCCAGTTCGTCGAAATCGAACTCGAGGCCCATATCGGCTGTGAACTCGGCTGA
- a CDS encoding helix-turn-helix domain-containing protein, with protein MVSLKQYIPEQPFFELSTENYNSRFGAYAVGLAQYYSFVVSRGDERAIVAVPDGTVDILFQCSGGKPEAQICGSVKKGTLVEFERGGVYFGARFFPGTAEALLQCPLNQFTERQILLRDVQGSAGELVERISTAVSFGERIDLFERFYAGCAQYGAGISSLVSYLVEKIDSSNGNIRVGDLAAATGYSVRHISGIFTRTVGISPKLYSRIVRFQRCFGLLRQQQSPSFATLAQDSGYYDQAHLINEFREFSLCTPNQALGACA; from the coding sequence ATGGTGTCCTTGAAACAATATATACCGGAGCAGCCTTTTTTTGAATTGTCCACGGAGAACTACAATTCCCGGTTCGGCGCGTACGCAGTGGGCTTGGCGCAGTATTACAGCTTCGTCGTTTCCCGTGGGGACGAACGAGCCATTGTCGCTGTGCCGGACGGAACCGTTGACATTCTCTTTCAGTGTTCTGGCGGCAAGCCTGAGGCCCAAATTTGCGGTTCGGTAAAAAAGGGAACCCTGGTCGAATTCGAACGCGGGGGGGTGTACTTCGGGGCGAGGTTTTTCCCGGGCACGGCCGAAGCGTTGCTGCAATGCCCGCTCAACCAGTTCACGGAACGGCAGATCCTTCTTCGCGATGTACAGGGAAGCGCTGGAGAGTTGGTGGAGCGCATCAGTACGGCCGTCTCGTTCGGAGAGCGTATCGACCTGTTCGAAAGGTTCTATGCCGGTTGTGCGCAGTATGGTGCCGGCATTTCGTCACTGGTGTCTTATCTTGTTGAAAAGATAGATAGTTCCAACGGAAATATCCGGGTTGGCGACTTGGCAGCGGCAACCGGATATTCGGTTCGCCACATAAGCGGGATTTTTACACGGACCGTGGGCATCTCTCCGAAGCTTTATTCCCGCATCGTCCGTTTTCAACGCTGCTTCGGACTGTTGCGTCAACAGCAATCCCCTTCATTCGCAACCCTGGCCCAGGATAGTGGCTATTACGACCAAGCGCATCTCATCAACGAGTTTCGTGAATTCTCCCTGTGCACCCCGAACCAGGCTTTGGGAGCCTGTGCTTAA